DNA sequence from the Candidatus Palauibacter polyketidifaciens genome:
GAGGCACCCTCCGCCGGGACCCTTTCACCGGCCGCCCTCGCGGCGGCCGATTGGACGCGGCTCGATGTGCGAGACTCCGACGCCGTTGCCTCCGTCGTGCATGCCGTCCGTCCGCGCCGTGTCTTCCACCTTGCCGGCTTCTCGTCGGGCGCCGAGGCCGGCAGGCGGTCCCGCGAAGCTCTCGCGGTGAACGGCGCGGGCACGCTGAGCCTCGTTGAGGCGATCGCGCGAGCTCCCGTGGACGTGCAGGCCGTTGTCGTGGCGGGTTCCGGGGACGCGTACGGCGGCGGCGGTGGACCGATGGGAGAGCGGACGCCACTTCGGCCGAGGAGCGTGTACGGCGCGACCAAGGCCGCCCAGGATGTTCTCGCGCGCGGAGCGGGCGCGGCGCTGGGCGTACGCGTGGTCGTCGCACGGCTCTTTCCGCTCGTCGGTCCCGGCCAGCGCCCCGCGTTCGTACTCCCGAGCTTCTGCCGTCGTGCCCTCGCGATTCAGCGAGGAACGGCGGAGCCGCGGCTCGCCGTGGGAAATCTGGCTGTGGCGCGCGACTTCACGGATGTGCGCGATGGCGTCCGGGCGCTCGCGGGCATCGCGGACCTCGACGGGACGCCCCACATGGCGTACAACGTGTGCTCCGGGATCGCGACGAAGATCCACCGTCTGCTCGAGTGGGTGCTCGAGAGGGCGGAAATCGAGCCGGAGATCGTGCGCGATCCGGCCCTTGTGCGGCGCGGAGAACCCGAAGTCGTCGTCGGTGACCCCGCGCGGCTGCGGGCCGCGACCGGGTGGCGCGCGGCGCGCGACCTGCGGGCCTGCGTACACGCCACCATGGACTGGGTCGCGACCTCCGGCGCGGCCTGACGCCGAGCCCCTGAACGAAGGACGACGGAGATCTCGATGGAAATCACCGTGATCGGCACCGGATACGTTGGACTCGTGGCGGGGTCCTGTCTGGCCGGATCCGGGAACCGTGTCACCTGCGCCGACGTTGACGAAGAGAAGATCCGGCGTCTGAACTCCGGAGACGTCCCCATCTACGAGGCCGGCATCGAGCGCCTCATCTCGGAGGGCCTCGCCGCTGGACGGCTTCGATTCACGACGGACGCGGCGGAGGGCATCACGACGGCCGACGTGATCTTCGTCGCCGTGGGTACGCCGCCCGGTCAGGACGGGCTGGCGGACCTCGATTTCGTGCTGGACGCGGCTCGCGTGATCGGCGACCACCTGCGTCCCGGCGCCGTCGTCGTCATGAAGAGCACCGTACCCGTCGGGACGAACGACATCGTGCGAGCCGAGATCGCCCGACGGACCGATCTGCCCTTCCACATGTGTTCCAACCCCGAGTTCCTCAAGGAAGGAGACGCGGTGGGGGACTTCCTTTACCCCGACCGGGTCGTCTGCGGCGTGGACTCGGACCGCGCCCGGCGCTGCATGGAGGAGCTCTACGAACCCTTCGTCCGCTCCGGGAACCCGCTGATCTTCATGGACATCGCCTCGGCGGAACTGACCAAGTACGCGGCAAACGCGATGCTCGCCGCCCGGATCAGCATGATGAACCAGTTCGCGGAACTCTGCGAACGAACCGGAGCCGACATCGAGCGCGTCCGCCGTGGCGTGGGCTCGGACCCCCGCATCGGCTCGGCCTTTCTCTATGCCGGCACGGGGTATGGCGGCAGCTGCCTTCCCAAGGACGTGCGGGCGATCATCCGTTCCGCGGAAGAGCAGGGGGTCGACCTCGGCATCCTGAGGTCCGTGGCCGCCGCGAACGATCGCCAGACCACCGTCCTCGTCCGGAAAATCCGGGAGCGGTTCGGCGACGATCTCGCCGGCCTGCGCTTTGCGCTCTGGGGGCTTGCGTTCAAGCCTCGCACGGATGACATGCGCGAGGCGCCCTCGCGCGCGGTCGCCGAGGCGCTGTGCGAACGGGGAGCGTCGGTCGTCGCGCACGATCCCGCCGCCATGGAACAGTCGCGCGAGTTCTATCTGGGGGACGCCGTGGAGTACGCGGCGGACGAGTACGAGGCGCTCGACGGGGCGGACGCGCTCGTCGTCGTGACGGAATGGCTCCAGTACCGGCGTCCCGACTGGTCCCGGTTCGCGAAGCGCATGGCCCGCCCCATCGTATTCGACGGGCGCAACGTGTTCGAACCGGACCGCATGGCTTCGCGGGGGTTCGAGCACTACCCGGTCGGGCGGCGGCAGATCGGTCCGGCGGAGATCGCATGAGGCTGGTCGTCACCGGCGCCGCCGGCTTTCTCGGTTCGCACCTCACCGACCGCCTCCTCGCCGAGGGACACTCGGTCGTCGGCATCGACAGCCTGATCACGGGAACGCGGCGCAATCTCGCCCATCTGCGGGATGAACCGAGGTTCGCGTTTCTCGAGCGGGACGTGTCGGAGCCCATCGAGATCGAGGAGGAGATCGAAGGGGTCTTCCACTTCGCCTCGCCGGCCAGCCCGGTCGACTACCTTCGTTTCCCGATCCAGACG
Encoded proteins:
- a CDS encoding UDP-glucose/GDP-mannose dehydrogenase family protein, giving the protein MEITVIGTGYVGLVAGSCLAGSGNRVTCADVDEEKIRRLNSGDVPIYEAGIERLISEGLAAGRLRFTTDAAEGITTADVIFVAVGTPPGQDGLADLDFVLDAARVIGDHLRPGAVVVMKSTVPVGTNDIVRAEIARRTDLPFHMCSNPEFLKEGDAVGDFLYPDRVVCGVDSDRARRCMEELYEPFVRSGNPLIFMDIASAELTKYAANAMLAARISMMNQFAELCERTGADIERVRRGVGSDPRIGSAFLYAGTGYGGSCLPKDVRAIIRSAEEQGVDLGILRSVAAANDRQTTVLVRKIRERFGDDLAGLRFALWGLAFKPRTDDMREAPSRAVAEALCERGASVVAHDPAAMEQSREFYLGDAVEYAADEYEALDGADALVVVTEWLQYRRPDWSRFAKRMARPIVFDGRNVFEPDRMASRGFEHYPVGRRQIGPAEIA
- a CDS encoding GDP-mannose 4,6-dehydratase, translated to MRVLVTGGDGFVGQHLVDHLLGHGYEVTATMLGEAPSAGTLSPAALAAADWTRLDVRDSDAVASVVHAVRPRRVFHLAGFSSGAEAGRRSREALAVNGAGTLSLVEAIARAPVDVQAVVVAGSGDAYGGGGGPMGERTPLRPRSVYGATKAAQDVLARGAGAALGVRVVVARLFPLVGPGQRPAFVLPSFCRRALAIQRGTAEPRLAVGNLAVARDFTDVRDGVRALAGIADLDGTPHMAYNVCSGIATKIHRLLEWVLERAEIEPEIVRDPALVRRGEPEVVVGDPARLRAATGWRAARDLRACVHATMDWVATSGAA